TCACGGCGCGCAGGCCCGCCGCGTCGGGGCTGGTGCCCAGCTTCCACGCCTGCCCCTTCCCGACCCGGCGGCGTGTGAGCACCGGTGACCCCGCGTAGAAGTCCTGGCCGTAGGTGGCGAGCACCTCGGCGTCATCCACGCGCAGCTGCTCGAACAGCAGCGAGCACGCGAAGGTGCCTTCCAGGCCGCCCTGCATCACCACCTCGTTGTCCTGGCCGGGCGGCAGGGCGTCGACCTCCTCGACCCACACGCCCAGCAGGTCGCGCAGCGGGCCGGGCGGGCCGCCGGGGAACACCCGGTCGGAGTCGTCGGCCACGCCGCTCAGCAACCCCGCCAGGAACGTGCCGCCGCCCTCCACGAAGGCGGTGATCGTCTCGGCGGCGCCGGCCGGCAGCAGGTACAGCAGCGTGGAGGCGACCACGCCGTATCCGCTCAGGTCGCTGTCCGATCCGACCAGATCGACGGCGTAGCCCTGCGCGTGGAAGGCAGCGTACAGCGCCGTGACCTCGCGCAGGTAGTCCAGCGCGTTCGACGGACCCATCGAGTTCTCCACCGCCCACCACGCCGGCCAGTCGAACCACACGGCGACCCTGGCCGGCACCCGGGCGCCCAGGGTCACGTCTCCCAGCGCGCGCAGTTCCGCGCCGAGCGCCGCGACCTCGCGGAACACGCGGGTGTCGGTGCGGCCGTGGTGTTCCATCACCGCGCCGTGGAACTTCTCGCACGCGCCCACCGAGCGCCGCATCTGGAAGAACATCACCGCGTCGGCGCCGTGCGCGACCGCCTGCCACGACTGGAGCCGCATCACGCCGGGCCGCTTGAGCGAGTTCACGGGCTGCCAGTTCGTCTGGCTGGGCGTCTGTTCCATCAGCATGAAGGGCTGCCCGGCCTTCAGGGAGCGCATCAGGTCGTGCTTGAGGGACACGGCGGCGGGCGGATCGTGCGGCGCGGGGTACGAGTCCCACGCGATCACGTCCAGGTGAGGTGCCCACGCGCGGTAGTCCAGCGGGCGGTACGGCCCCATCAGGTTCGTGGTGATCACGGCGTCCGGGATCTCGGCGCGGATGGCGTCGGCCTCCAGGCGGTACGCGCCCAGCAGCGCGTCCGACATGAAGCGCTGGTAGTCCAGCGTCAGGCCCTGCACGGCGGTGGAGCGCTCGGTCCACTGCACGGTCAGGACGTTCGGCACCACGATCTCGTCCCACTCCGTGATGGTCTGGCTCCAGAACGCGGCGTTCCACGCGTGATTCAGCGCGTCCAGGGTGCCGTACTTCGCGCGCAGCCACGTGCGGAACGCCGCCTCGCAACGCGGGCAGTAGCACGCCCCGCCGAACTCGTTCGACACGTGCCACAGCGCCACCACGTCCCGCCCCGCGTAGCGCCGTGCCAGCTGACCGGCCAGGGCGGGCGCGAAGCGCCGGTACGTGGGGCTGTTCGGGCACGCGTTGTGCCGGTCTCCGAATTTATGCGCGCGGCCCTGGAAGTCGGTGCGCAGCACGTCGGGAAAGCGCGTCGCCATCCACGCGGGAATCGCGGCGGTGCTGGTGCCCAGGCACGCGCGCAGTCCGCGCGACTCCAGCAGCGCCAGGATCTCGTCCAGCCGCGCGAAGTCATAGGTGTCCTTGTCCGGTTGCAGGGCCGTCCACGCGAAGATGTTGACGCTCAGCAGGTCGATGCCGGCGTGCCCGAACAGCGCCACGTCCTCGTCCCACACGGGCCGCTCCCACTGCTCGGGGTTCCAGTCGCCGCCATACGGCATCTTCGTGAAGGGCAGGGATCGGATCGTCATGGAGTCTCCAGGGACAGGGCGCCGGGTGGGGCGGACGGGGGCGTGAGGGACGGGCCGAGGGTAACGGGAGCGGCGGAATCGACCGTCACCCGAATGTGTCGGTCGGGGGTGTGCACGTCGACGGGCCGGGCCGGATCGCC
This sequence is a window from Deinococcus metalli. Protein-coding genes within it:
- a CDS encoding beta-galactosidase, with translation MTIRSLPFTKMPYGGDWNPEQWERPVWDEDVALFGHAGIDLLSVNIFAWTALQPDKDTYDFARLDEILALLESRGLRACLGTSTAAIPAWMATRFPDVLRTDFQGRAHKFGDRHNACPNSPTYRRFAPALAGQLARRYAGRDVVALWHVSNEFGGACYCPRCEAAFRTWLRAKYGTLDALNHAWNAAFWSQTITEWDEIVVPNVLTVQWTERSTAVQGLTLDYQRFMSDALLGAYRLEADAIRAEIPDAVITTNLMGPYRPLDYRAWAPHLDVIAWDSYPAPHDPPAAVSLKHDLMRSLKAGQPFMLMEQTPSQTNWQPVNSLKRPGVMRLQSWQAVAHGADAVMFFQMRRSVGACEKFHGAVMEHHGRTDTRVFREVAALGAELRALGDVTLGARVPARVAVWFDWPAWWAVENSMGPSNALDYLREVTALYAAFHAQGYAVDLVGSDSDLSGYGVVASTLLYLLPAGAAETITAFVEGGGTFLAGLLSGVADDSDRVFPGGPPGPLRDLLGVWVEEVDALPPGQDNEVVMQGGLEGTFACSLLFEQLRVDDAEVLATYGQDFYAGSPVLTRRRVGKGQAWKLGTSPDAAGLRAVTRALCDAAGVLPLVPELPDGVEVTRREGTGGRFLFLLNHTAEERRVSVPGLAGTDLLSGDVLGETVTLPPRGVRVIHEGAGA